A single region of the Halarcobacter mediterraneus genome encodes:
- a CDS encoding branched-chain amino acid ABC transporter permease codes for MEQILLNGLITGAQYALIALGLTLIFSLMSILNFAHGQMYVLGAFVTYYVYGKLGLPFIVAIIASGLTLALIGAIFEKYLFNTVLKRSVREESSMLLAAGTAFFLDSLILIVFGEKQRSVPALVDGVFFGEDYGIDLIIPYNRIVIGLIAIVLIVSFILFMQYSKPGRAMRALAQDKTASQLMGVDLDKYSLFGFALGAMLAGVAGSLLVTITGVNSGIGGGISIQAFTMIMIGGAGVISGAILGGFILGLVEAFGLYYLPGDVTYLTIFVCLMIFLTLRPQGLMGKPWG; via the coding sequence ATGGAACAAATATTACTAAATGGTTTAATTACAGGTGCTCAATATGCCCTTATAGCCTTAGGTTTAACGCTAATATTCTCACTTATGAGTATATTGAATTTTGCTCACGGACAAATGTATGTATTAGGTGCATTTGTAACTTACTATGTTTATGGAAAACTTGGACTTCCTTTTATTGTAGCTATTATTGCTTCGGGTTTAACATTAGCACTAATAGGTGCCATATTTGAAAAATATCTTTTCAATACTGTCTTAAAAAGATCTGTTAGAGAAGAAAGCTCAATGCTTCTTGCTGCTGGTACTGCTTTTTTCTTAGATTCATTAATACTAATTGTATTTGGAGAAAAACAACGAAGTGTTCCAGCACTTGTTGATGGAGTATTTTTTGGTGAAGATTATGGAATAGATTTGATTATTCCATATAACAGAATTGTAATAGGATTAATTGCAATAGTTTTAATTGTTTCATTTATTCTTTTTATGCAATATTCAAAACCAGGTCGAGCTATGAGAGCTTTAGCACAAGATAAAACTGCATCTCAACTAATGGGTGTTGATTTAGATAAATATAGTTTGTTTGGGTTCGCACTTGGAGCTATGCTTGCAGGTGTTGCAGGGAGTTTATTAGTAACTATTACAGGGGTAAACTCTGGTATTGGAGGAGGTATCTCTATTCAAGCTTTTACCATGATTATGATTGGTGGTGCTGGAGTTATTTCAGGTGCTATTTTAGGTGGATTTATTTTAGGTTTAGTTGAGGCTTTTGGACTTTATTATCTTCCAGGAGATGTAACTTACCTTACTATATTTGTATGTTTAATGATATTTCTTACTCTTCGTCCACAAGGACTTATGGGTAAACCTTGGGGGTGA
- a CDS encoding ABC transporter substrate-binding protein, with product MKLSSIFKSALMSTLLVSSALQAKSVYIATTAIVEHPALDAVRDGVKQVLNDNGYSGDKLKFTYESAQGKPDIASQIARKLVGDKPDIIVAIATPSAQSAATATKTIPIVFSAVTDPLAAKLVPKLEQPGGNVTGLSDMANLKEHFTLIKKFIPNLKTIGIPYNPGEANAVSMLDSAKEVAKEMGIKIVEAAAPKSSDVMIAAKQLVGKVDAIYCPIDNTIISAVESVVKVGIDAQVPVFAGDTGTVERGAIAAVGYNYFDLGRQTGDIVVRILKGEKPGSIDVKMAKGTDLYVNPKMAKRMGIEIPKAVLEKATKIIK from the coding sequence ATGAAGTTAAGTTCAATTTTTAAAAGTGCTCTAATGTCGACACTTTTAGTATCTTCTGCTTTACAAGCAAAATCTGTTTATATTGCAACAACTGCAATTGTAGAACATCCAGCACTAGATGCAGTAAGAGATGGAGTCAAACAAGTATTAAATGATAATGGTTATAGTGGGGATAAACTTAAGTTTACCTATGAAAGTGCTCAAGGTAAACCTGATATTGCTTCACAAATTGCTAGAAAACTTGTAGGAGATAAACCTGATATTATTGTTGCAATTGCAACACCATCTGCTCAATCAGCAGCTACAGCTACTAAAACAATCCCTATTGTATTTTCAGCTGTTACAGATCCATTAGCTGCAAAACTTGTTCCAAAATTAGAACAACCTGGGGGAAATGTTACAGGTCTGTCTGATATGGCTAACCTTAAAGAACATTTTACTTTAATTAAAAAGTTTATACCAAATCTAAAAACAATTGGTATTCCATATAATCCAGGTGAAGCAAACGCTGTTTCAATGCTTGATAGTGCTAAAGAAGTAGCAAAAGAAATGGGTATTAAAATTGTAGAAGCTGCTGCTCCAAAATCTTCTGATGTAATGATTGCTGCTAAACAATTAGTTGGTAAAGTAGACGCGATTTACTGTCCAATTGATAATACAATTATCTCAGCTGTTGAATCAGTTGTAAAAGTTGGTATTGATGCACAAGTTCCAGTTTTTGCTGGTGACACAGGTACAGTTGAAAGAGGAGCAATTGCTGCTGTTGGTTATAACTACTTTGATTTAGGTCGTCAAACTGGTGATATTGTTGTAAGAATTTTAAAGGGTGAAAAACCAGGTTCAATTGATGTAAAAATGGCAAAGGGAACTGACCTTTACGTTAACCCAAAAATGGCTAAGAGAATGGGTATTGAAATTCCAAAAGCAGTGCTTGAAAAAGCTACTAAAATTATCAAATAA
- a CDS encoding transporter substrate-binding domain-containing protein: MFKNTLLKGLVTGALLGASLLSANQLDDIKSKGVIKIAVPQDFAPFGSVSKDMSIQGYDVDTANLIAKKLGVKLELIPVASANRIPYLQTGKVNLTISSLGKNPERARAIDFSDAYAIFYLGVFGSKDVKVSSPVDLKGKIVGVTRGTIEDIELSKLVDSSVTIKRYEDNNMTTSSFLSGQVKLIATGNVIVSEMARKNPGKEEALTKFMIVNNPCYIGVKKHEPELMKFINEFIKENKENGKLNEISNKWFKMDLPKDL, from the coding sequence ATGTTTAAAAATACATTACTTAAGGGTTTAGTTACAGGTGCATTATTAGGTGCTTCATTATTAAGTGCAAATCAATTAGATGATATCAAGTCAAAAGGTGTTATTAAAATTGCAGTTCCTCAGGATTTTGCACCATTTGGTTCTGTTTCAAAAGATATGAGTATACAAGGTTATGATGTTGACACTGCGAATCTCATTGCAAAAAAGTTAGGAGTAAAGTTAGAACTTATTCCAGTTGCTAGTGCAAATAGAATTCCTTATTTACAAACAGGGAAAGTAAATTTGACAATATCAAGTTTGGGTAAAAATCCAGAAAGAGCAAGAGCAATTGATTTTTCAGATGCATATGCAATATTTTATTTAGGTGTATTTGGAAGCAAGGATGTAAAAGTTTCGTCACCAGTAGATTTAAAAGGTAAAATAGTAGGTGTTACTAGAGGTACTATTGAAGATATTGAATTATCAAAATTAGTTGATTCATCAGTTACCATTAAAAGATATGAAGATAATAATATGACAACTTCATCTTTCCTTTCAGGTCAAGTAAAATTAATTGCTACAGGCAATGTAATAGTAAGTGAAATGGCTAGAAAAAATCCAGGAAAAGAAGAAGCTTTGACAAAATTCATGATAGTTAATAACCCATGTTACATAGGAGTAAAAAAACATGAACCAGAGCTTATGAAATTTATAAATGAATTTATAAAAGAAAATAAAGAGAATGGGAAATTAAATGAAATTTCAAATAAATGGTTCAAAATGGATCTTCCAAAAGATTTATAA
- a CDS encoding ABC transporter substrate-binding protein, translating into MKRFLKIGLAVGMLSSTLLAQESIKIGFVGTLSGANAAWGTSNVRSMETSADIYNKNGGVEIAGKKYKVEIVPFDDAFDPKIAVAGMEKMAQEGIKYVVGPNDDAQAIAVKPIAERNKIVYFPYAFDKSLYVKPANYAVFGMIASYQWEPSVYKWLKDNKDVKSVAFIAANAADPLNQRDNGIKIAQDLGLKVVEAKATYKADTRDFFSVITPIIKKKPDLLVLSGVSPATAPLIIKTARQLGFKGYMAAGTALDASILKEGAGDAANGFICQGGADASIQSEKMEKWVEHYTNKYGEYNDESNTKVFALEYILAVLKSNPKAINDADEFLKTVDSGWSAPNLFFKDENAKLKFVGKTTFGQNRQLGVPLTPKIYKDGKFETLFVGQAD; encoded by the coding sequence ATGAAAAGATTTCTGAAAATTGGTTTAGCAGTTGGAATGCTAAGTAGTACTCTTTTAGCACAAGAGAGTATAAAAATTGGTTTTGTTGGTACCTTATCAGGGGCAAATGCAGCTTGGGGTACATCAAATGTAAGGTCAATGGAAACATCAGCAGACATTTACAATAAAAATGGTGGAGTTGAAATTGCTGGTAAAAAATATAAAGTAGAGATTGTACCTTTTGATGACGCCTTTGATCCAAAGATAGCTGTTGCAGGTATGGAAAAAATGGCACAAGAAGGTATTAAATATGTTGTTGGTCCAAATGATGATGCCCAAGCAATTGCAGTAAAACCAATAGCAGAGAGAAATAAAATTGTATATTTTCCATATGCCTTTGATAAAAGTTTATATGTAAAACCAGCAAACTATGCTGTATTTGGAATGATTGCTTCATATCAATGGGAACCATCAGTTTATAAATGGTTAAAAGATAATAAAGATGTTAAATCTGTAGCATTTATTGCAGCAAATGCAGCTGATCCATTAAACCAAAGAGATAATGGTATTAAAATCGCCCAAGACTTAGGTTTAAAAGTTGTTGAAGCAAAAGCTACATATAAAGCTGACACTAGAGATTTCTTTTCAGTAATTACTCCAATTATTAAGAAAAAACCTGACCTTTTAGTTCTATCAGGAGTATCTCCTGCTACTGCGCCACTTATTATTAAAACAGCAAGACAATTAGGTTTTAAAGGTTATATGGCAGCAGGAACTGCTCTTGATGCAAGTATTTTAAAAGAGGGTGCTGGAGATGCAGCAAATGGATTTATTTGTCAAGGTGGAGCAGATGCTTCTATTCAATCAGAGAAAATGGAAAAATGGGTTGAACACTATACAAACAAATATGGTGAATACAATGATGAATCAAATACTAAAGTATTTGCATTAGAGTATATTTTAGCTGTATTAAAATCAAATCCAAAAGCTATCAATGATGCAGATGAGTTCTTAAAAACTGTAGATTCAGGTTGGTCAGCACCAAATCTTTTTTTCAAAGATGAAAATGCAAAACTTAAATTTGTAGGTAAAACTACATTTGGTCAAAATAGACAATTAGGAGTTCCTTTAACTCCAAAAATTTATAAAGATGGAAAGTTTGAAACACTTTTCGTAGGTCAAGCAGATTAA
- a CDS encoding ABC transporter ATP-binding protein, giving the protein MKKRVLEINNLTKKFGSLYAVNDVTFEVYEGEILSVIGPNGAGKSTTFKLISSFLKPSSGEVIFNREKISGLKPHIVARKGVVRTFQETTVFKSMSVRDNIIIAHQLQAKSNLLGFFFNTKLAKEDTQRFGKSADEIIEFLGLSDVKDELASNLPHGLLRALGIANALACKPKVLLLDEPFAGMNHDETRRCMNMVKQIKNSGVTVLLVEHDMPAVMEISDRIVVISFGEKIAEGKPEEIQKNPKVIEAYLGVEDEELGI; this is encoded by the coding sequence ATGAAAAAAAGAGTTTTAGAAATAAACAATCTAACAAAAAAATTTGGTTCTTTATATGCTGTAAATGATGTCACCTTTGAAGTTTATGAAGGGGAGATTTTATCTGTAATTGGTCCAAATGGAGCAGGAAAATCAACAACATTTAAACTAATCTCTTCTTTTTTAAAACCAAGTTCTGGGGAAGTGATTTTTAATAGAGAAAAGATATCTGGTTTAAAACCACATATTGTAGCAAGAAAAGGAGTAGTTAGAACCTTTCAAGAAACAACAGTTTTTAAAAGTATGAGTGTTAGGGACAATATTATTATAGCCCACCAATTACAAGCAAAATCAAATCTTTTAGGGTTTTTCTTTAATACAAAATTAGCAAAAGAAGATACTCAAAGATTTGGTAAATCTGCCGATGAGATTATTGAGTTTTTAGGCTTAAGTGATGTTAAAGATGAGCTTGCATCAAATCTTCCCCATGGATTATTAAGAGCTTTAGGAATAGCAAATGCTTTAGCTTGTAAACCAAAAGTTTTACTTCTTGATGAGCCTTTTGCTGGAATGAATCATGATGAGACAAGAAGATGTATGAATATGGTAAAACAGATTAAAAACTCTGGTGTTACTGTACTTTTAGTAGAACACGATATGCCAGCAGTTATGGAGATATCAGACAGAATTGTAGTTATTAGTTTTGGAGAAAAAATAGCTGAGGGAAAACCTGAAGAAATCCAAAAAAATCCTAAAGTAATAGAAGCTTACTTAGGTGTAGAAGATGAAGAGTTAGGAATATAA
- a CDS encoding ABC transporter ATP-binding protein gives MALLECKDLEINYDQVRAVKKVSLSLEEGETITLIGANGAGKSSILKAITGLKKPSSGEVIFNGESLNGVSPSKIVEKGIAMTPEGRRVFPYMSVKDNLLMGAFTRKDKDGIKEDLEKVLEKFPRLKERYKQQASTMSGGEQQMMVIGRALMSRPKVLLMDEPSLGIAPKLVQDIARSIVQINKEDKVSVILVEQNSRMALKVSNRAYAMQLGEVLLSGQSKDLMHDERIIELYLGGTH, from the coding sequence ATGGCATTATTAGAGTGTAAAGATTTAGAAATAAATTATGACCAAGTAAGAGCAGTAAAAAAAGTTAGCTTAAGTCTAGAAGAGGGTGAAACAATCACTTTAATTGGTGCAAATGGAGCTGGAAAATCTTCTATTCTAAAAGCAATAACAGGTCTTAAAAAACCAAGTTCAGGTGAAGTGATTTTCAATGGTGAAAGTCTAAATGGTGTAAGTCCTTCTAAAATAGTTGAAAAAGGGATTGCAATGACCCCTGAGGGAAGAAGAGTATTTCCTTATATGAGTGTAAAGGATAATCTTCTAATGGGTGCTTTTACTAGAAAAGACAAAGATGGAATTAAAGAGGATTTAGAAAAAGTTTTAGAAAAGTTTCCAAGACTTAAAGAAAGATATAAACAACAAGCAAGCACTATGAGTGGAGGGGAGCAACAAATGATGGTTATTGGACGTGCTCTTATGTCTAGACCCAAAGTTTTACTAATGGATGAACCAAGTCTTGGTATTGCCCCAAAACTAGTTCAAGATATTGCAAGGTCAATTGTACAAATCAACAAAGAAGACAAAGTATCTGTTATCTTAGTTGAACAAAACTCAAGAATGGCACTTAAAGTTTCAAATAGAGCCTATGCAATGCAATTAGGTGAAGTTTTATTAAGTGGACAATCAAAAGATTTAATGCACGATGAAAGAATTATTGAACTATATTTAGGGGGAACTCACTAA
- a CDS encoding amino acid ABC transporter permease, with translation MADISTLDIFHNLLLATRWTILLSLIAFIGGGIVAGILILLRMINNRFLSILIKIYIEVFQGTPLLMQLYLAFFGLSLIGVEVNELTAASLALTLFTSAFLCEIWKGCLDSVPKGQWEACKTMGLNYYQTMFHVIIPQSVRLATAPTVGFSVQVVKGTALASIIGFIELTKAGTMLNNATFEPFKVFTMVAILYFVICFPLTKYSKYLERKLNVAS, from the coding sequence ATGGCTGATATTTCAACATTAGATATTTTTCATAATCTATTATTAGCAACTAGATGGACTATCTTATTGTCTTTAATTGCTTTTATTGGAGGAGGAATAGTTGCAGGAATTTTAATATTATTAAGAATGATTAATAATCGTTTTTTATCAATATTAATAAAAATATATATAGAAGTTTTTCAAGGAACTCCATTATTAATGCAGTTATACTTAGCATTTTTTGGATTATCACTAATTGGTGTTGAAGTTAACGAATTGACTGCAGCTAGTTTAGCTTTAACCCTATTTACAAGTGCTTTTCTTTGTGAAATTTGGAAGGGTTGCTTAGATTCAGTTCCTAAAGGACAATGGGAAGCTTGTAAAACAATGGGATTAAATTATTATCAAACAATGTTTCATGTAATTATTCCCCAATCAGTTAGATTAGCAACAGCACCAACTGTAGGATTTTCTGTACAAGTTGTAAAAGGAACAGCTTTAGCTTCAATTATTGGATTTATTGAACTTACAAAAGCAGGAACTATGTTAAACAATGCAACATTTGAACCATTTAAAGTGTTTACAATGGTTGCCATTTTATATTTTGTAATCTGTTTCCCACTTACAAAATATAGTAAATATTTAGAAAGGAAATTAAATGTCGCTAGTTAG
- a CDS encoding amino acid ABC transporter permease: MDYEFYFAGVFPYYEVIIKGIQLTIKITIFTTILGLLLGILGAAIKIGENKTLKSFVNAFVEIIRNTPFIVQLFFIFFGLPAIGFTLTAIEAGIIAMIINLGAYSTEIIRAGLEATGKGQWEAGKTMGLKWSQIFIHIILPQAFHKISPALISQCVIVMLGSSVLSQISVEELTFSANFIQSRTFLSFEPYFIVTAIYLVFAIILRFILSLISNRLFKINAVKEGN, translated from the coding sequence ATGGATTACGAATTCTATTTTGCGGGAGTTTTCCCATACTATGAAGTGATAATTAAAGGTATACAACTAACTATCAAAATAACAATTTTCACAACAATTTTAGGTCTATTATTAGGTATTCTTGGAGCTGCAATAAAAATTGGAGAAAATAAAACTCTAAAAAGTTTTGTAAATGCTTTTGTTGAAATAATAAGAAATACTCCATTTATAGTACAACTATTTTTTATCTTTTTTGGTTTACCAGCAATTGGTTTTACATTAACAGCCATAGAAGCTGGAATAATTGCAATGATTATTAACTTAGGAGCTTATTCAACAGAAATCATACGAGCTGGACTTGAAGCAACGGGAAAGGGACAATGGGAAGCAGGTAAAACAATGGGACTAAAATGGTCACAAATATTTATCCATATAATTTTACCACAAGCTTTTCATAAAATATCACCAGCTTTGATAAGTCAATGTGTAATTGTAATGTTAGGTTCATCTGTTTTATCACAAATCTCTGTAGAAGAATTAACTTTTTCAGCTAACTTCATTCAATCTCGTACATTTCTAAGCTTTGAACCATACTTTATAGTTACAGCAATATATTTAGTTTTTGCAATCATTTTAAGATTTATACTTAGTCTTATAAGTAATAGACTATTTAAAATAAATGCTGTAAAAGAAGGAAATTAA
- a CDS encoding branched-chain amino acid ABC transporter permease has product MENKSFILKVIIALIVLLIVIPSVLVLTQRNDYLYGITSVAVLSMISAGVWLTFYMGRINIGQGAYALIGAYTTAVLVTQLGLSFWISIFVAGFVAAFFSILIGIPILRLKGVYFSMITLTLTEVAKLLAIALVPITNGPRGITNIPLPGELSIFGLTLIPDFATMENSKIGFYYLAVIAMIITFAIMYRLTKSRMGILLRSLQQNEELASSFGVNIAYLRVISYAIASFFGGVGGAIFINLTQSVYPTTFQVADSINYMLYTFLGGLAYVFGPILGSFVLYFSWDLLFIFKEYQLLIYSGIMIILMVFLPNGILSLRFKK; this is encoded by the coding sequence GTGGAAAATAAAAGTTTTATATTAAAAGTAATAATTGCATTAATAGTTTTATTAATTGTTATACCTAGTGTTTTAGTTTTAACACAAAGAAATGATTACCTTTATGGTATCACCTCAGTTGCTGTTCTTTCTATGATTAGTGCAGGAGTTTGGTTAACTTTTTATATGGGAAGAATCAATATTGGACAAGGAGCTTATGCCCTAATTGGAGCATATACAACTGCTGTTTTAGTTACCCAATTAGGTTTATCTTTTTGGATATCTATTTTTGTAGCAGGTTTTGTAGCAGCTTTCTTTAGTATTCTAATAGGGATACCTATTTTAAGATTAAAAGGGGTGTATTTTTCTATGATTACACTAACTTTAACAGAAGTTGCAAAACTTCTAGCAATAGCTTTAGTTCCAATTACAAATGGCCCTAGAGGGATTACAAATATTCCATTACCAGGGGAACTTAGTATTTTTGGACTAACACTTATTCCAGATTTTGCCACTATGGAAAACAGTAAAATTGGATTTTATTATCTTGCAGTAATTGCTATGATTATAACTTTTGCAATAATGTATAGACTTACAAAATCAAGAATGGGGATTTTACTTAGATCTTTACAACAAAATGAAGAGTTAGCTTCCTCTTTTGGGGTAAATATTGCATATTTAAGAGTTATCTCTTATGCCATTGCTTCATTTTTTGGTGGAGTTGGAGGAGCAATTTTTATAAACCTAACCCAATCAGTTTATCCAACTACTTTCCAAGTAGCTGACTCAATTAACTATATGCTTTATACATTCTTAGGTGGTTTAGCCTATGTATTTGGCCCAATATTAGGTTCTTTTGTATTGTATTTTTCTTGGGATTTATTATTTATATTCAAAGAGTATCAATTATTAATTTACTCTGGGATAATGATTATTTTAATGGTATTTTTACCAAATGGAATTTTGAGTTTAAGGTTTAAAAAATGA
- a CDS encoding amino acid ABC transporter ATP-binding protein: MSLVSLEGVHKYYGEKHILKGIDLEVKAGEVLSIIGRSGSGKSTLLRCINGLEEHQKGNIVVGNLEVTTNDLQLQKISKVCGMIFQSFNLYPHKTAGENVMLSPRLILGKSKEEAKKLAIQCLKKVGMDQFFDQYPESLSGGQKQRVAIARSLAMSPKVLLCDEITSALDPELVGEVLKVLEELAKEGITLILVTHEMNFARDIGDRVIFMHNGKIWETGESEEVFAKPQTNELKNFLSSVL; encoded by the coding sequence ATGTCGCTAGTTAGTTTAGAAGGTGTACATAAATATTATGGAGAGAAACATATTTTAAAGGGTATTGACTTAGAGGTTAAAGCTGGAGAGGTTCTTTCTATAATTGGAAGATCTGGTTCAGGTAAAAGTACACTTCTTAGATGTATAAATGGTCTTGAAGAACATCAAAAGGGTAATATTGTCGTTGGTAATTTAGAGGTTACTACAAATGATCTACAACTTCAAAAAATAAGTAAAGTTTGTGGAATGATATTTCAAAGTTTTAATCTATATCCACATAAAACTGCTGGTGAAAATGTGATGTTATCTCCAAGATTAATACTTGGGAAAAGTAAAGAAGAAGCAAAAAAACTAGCAATACAATGCCTAAAAAAAGTTGGTATGGATCAGTTTTTTGATCAATATCCAGAAAGTTTATCAGGTGGACAAAAACAAAGGGTTGCAATAGCAAGGTCTTTAGCTATGTCTCCAAAAGTATTGCTTTGTGATGAGATTACATCTGCTCTTGACCCTGAATTAGTTGGTGAAGTTTTGAAAGTATTAGAAGAGTTAGCAAAAGAGGGAATTACTTTGATTTTAGTTACCCATGAAATGAACTTTGCAAGAGACATTGGAGATAGAGTTATTTTTATGCACAATGGTAAAATTTGGGAAACAGGAGAGAGTGAAGAAGTTTTTGCTAAGCCCCAAACAAATGAATTAAAAAACTTTTTATCTTCAGTATTATAA
- a CDS encoding ABC transporter permease produces MSLYAFLGTLEIGFIYGLVAMGVYLTFRILDFPDLTVDGSFTLGAAATAALIVSGVNPYLSTLVGTLAAASAGLVTAWLNLRFNILHLLASILTMTALYTINLRVMGKPNVSLIMEPTVLTPFEGLGIPAMYLKVIFVAVCAIIGGLLLAWFLYTQYGLAMRAVGSNKRMAQANGIVVKEKVYVGLALSNGLVGLAGALFAQTSGFADSTMGIGTIVVGLAAVIIGESLFGTKSMLVIVLSCIIGSILYRIAVSMALNADFLGFQASDLNLLTAVLVTLSLIFPKLRSEYKAKKAKRKRV; encoded by the coding sequence TTGTCACTTTATGCTTTTTTAGGAACACTTGAAATAGGTTTCATTTATGGTTTAGTTGCTATGGGAGTCTATCTTACTTTTCGTATTTTAGATTTTCCAGATTTAACTGTTGATGGAAGTTTTACATTAGGAGCAGCTGCAACTGCTGCGTTAATAGTCTCGGGGGTAAATCCTTATTTATCAACTTTAGTAGGTACACTTGCAGCAGCAAGTGCTGGTCTTGTTACAGCTTGGTTAAATTTACGTTTTAATATTCTTCATTTACTTGCAAGTATCCTTACCATGACAGCTTTATATACAATAAATCTTCGTGTAATGGGAAAACCAAATGTTTCTTTAATCATGGAACCTACTGTATTAACTCCATTTGAAGGTTTAGGGATTCCAGCTATGTATTTAAAAGTTATATTTGTAGCTGTTTGTGCAATAATTGGAGGCTTATTATTAGCTTGGTTTTTATATACTCAATATGGTTTAGCAATGAGAGCTGTGGGTTCTAATAAAAGAATGGCCCAAGCAAATGGTATTGTTGTAAAAGAAAAAGTTTATGTGGGATTAGCTTTATCAAATGGTTTAGTAGGACTTGCAGGAGCTTTATTTGCACAAACTAGTGGTTTTGCTGATTCAACAATGGGGATTGGAACTATTGTTGTAGGACTTGCTGCGGTTATTATAGGTGAATCCTTATTTGGAACAAAATCTATGTTAGTTATTGTATTAAGTTGTATTATTGGTTCTATTCTTTATAGAATTGCCGTTTCGATGGCACTTAATGCAGACTTCTTAGGTTTCCAAGCCTCTGATTTAAATCTACTTACAGCTGTACTTGTTACCTTATCATTAATATTCCCAAAACTACGTAGTGAATACAAAGCAAAAAAAGCAAAAAGGAAAAGAGTATGA